GGGGAATGGACTGATTTAGGTGCTATCGATGGATAGTAAATGGATAAACCCACCACCACGACCAAGGGATGTCCATCATCGTCCGTGAGTCCCACATTATCGCAGCCATCGCCCTCGTTCTGCCGGTGAACTATGAACTTGGTCATACAACAAAGCACGATCTAAAAAGATGATTGACTTAGGGAGGTCTTAtcttaaaatacaattttgttgcatattcaaattttttgattTCAATATGACTTACGCTAATGAATTTGACAGAATTTAATGAATATGGCTCCAATATTCACCATTGTTCTGACTTTAAAACGTTGCCCATTACCAATTACTTACCAGAAACTTAAGGGCCAGGACCCATAACGCCATCAGGATGTAAAAGCAGTTCCACACCGCACTAACGAACGCAGGCAAGCATCCGTTCGCATTGATTGAGTCCACGGTGAGAGCGGGAAAAGGCTGCCGGCTATTGCCACCGATGGACTGCCCCTCACTGGGCAGGAAATTGTTAAAGCAGCTGTCGCAGGAGCGCTTGCAGCAGGCGAAGGGTGCCAGGACCATCGACGTGCAGTTATTCTCCCGCCGTGGCATCCACTCCGCGTTCATCCAGTCCTTGTAGCCATGCACCCCGCAGCACTCCTTGTGCCACTGCAGTCCGTCCCACAGGAGTTTCCACTCGGGACACGAGTAGTACATGTCGATGCCGCGGGTCAGCGAGGTGTCCGCCGCATTCTCGAGGACATCGACACCCCGGTAAAGATTCCAAACGCACCCGAAACCGGAGGCAATGATTACGCAGGAGTAGAAGGCCCACACGGATAGCAAGAGGCGAATGTTCGGCGTGCAGCGACGCCGCCAAATTCGCCGCCACATGGCAATGCTGCAGAGAAAGGTCACCACCACCTGGGCGCCAAACACGTAGATCCCAAACAGATAGCCGTAGACCAGGCGGCACTCAATATCCGATAGATAGCCGGTGAGCACGGTGTGGTAGTAGGCGGTCACCACCAGGATCAGCAGTCCGATCACGGCCTCGGTTATTAACAGCAGGTGGAGGTAGACGGAGGCTCGGCGGAAGGGCTGGCGCATTTGGTCATCCTCGTGGGCATCGATCCAAAGTTTGGCTTGTCGACGAGGTTTTAGCTCTGAACTCGAATTTCATTTGGATTGACGCTGATTGCAAGGACTTgggtgtttgaattttaaagtGTACTACaacttgaatttaattttttttatcccTAAGGGCAGTAAAAACAATGATGCATTGAAAAATCGctttacaaatatgtatatttacatCTTTTTATTTGGTAAGCAGTTGATAAATGTATACACTTAACTATATTTCAGTTTAAAACCTTTTCATTTTGGAGCTTGATCAGTTGGAGCATATCCCACTCATGGGGCAGCGGTTTACCGCACAAAGCTAAACTTGAGTACGCCAGATGTGTAGTCCGTATTGGGTCCAATCTGTTTTGCATCCACCTTTATCAGCCTTATGTTATCAACGCAGCGCGAACTTTGAACTATTTCCGGATTGATATCGCTATGCCGGATCCACAGCTCTAGAGGGCGAATGCGCCAGCTTTgcttggccaaaatggcaatACACCTCCAGACGAAGGATTCTCCATGGCAGAAGGTTCGAGTGATGTCGAGGACTCTCAGCTGTCGACAATTGATCACGAATTCCAGCAGGCCCAAAGGACTCTCCAACTGATAGCCACACAAATGGAGTTCGGTTAGCTCACCCAGTTGACTGGCTAGCTGCCGCAGTATCTGATCCCCCAGGCACTGCACCTGGACgccctcctccttctcctcctcttcctctgGCTGGCTGTGCAGCTCCAGTCGCGTCAAGTGACTAAGATTTCCCAGCTCCCTGAAGAACCGGCCATAGTCGTGCAAAACTCCACTGAAACTAAAGGCCTCAATTTGTCGGCCATCGCCGGGAGGACTTGTGGGACTAACTATCCTCGATAGGACatcaaagacaaagttcctgGAATAGATCGACAGCTTTCGCAGGTTTGGCAATGTCAGTAGTTGCTGCGTAATATCCGACTCCATACACACGTGGTAATCCGCAATCTTGATATGCTCCAGTGTGGGACACAGCTGCAGATCCGCCAGATCACAGCAGTTCACCTCGTCACAGTCCTCCATTATGTCAAATTTGCGTAGTCGCAGCTGCCGGAAGATGTCCCTAAAGTGTTGCGATTCCAGAAAATGGCAATCATGCAGGCGGAGATCGGTAAGCTCATCCAGGTCGCATAGGTATTTTCCGGTAATTTGGCAGCCTCTAAGTTTGAGGCTTTTTAGATTGGGAAATACCCTCTGCAGCATTCGCACATCCTCATCCACGAAGCGAACGCGTCTCCGTCTATACACATTGCCCAGCCACTCGAAAGAGTGAATCCTCTCCAGCGTGTGGTTACTGAGCAGTCGCAGTCTTCGGACATCCAACTGCTTGCAACTCAGGTGCTGCATGTGCGGAGCCAGGGCCAAGATGAAAGCCACAAACTGTCGGGAATTGGCTCCCGAGCGTCCGAACATCTCGTCCTGCAGGACAACGTTGCGAACACGGGTCTCCCAGAGCATGTGCACTACGCCCGCCAAGCGCCTGTTCAACCTGCTAATCTGGAACTGCTGGTACGTGTCCAGCTGGCGGATGATCAAAGCCAGGACATCGTCATTCAGCTGGAGCAGCGTTACTGCAGTGGGTTCTAAAAAGTTGAAGGACGATCGTCTTAATAGGCTCagttgtattgtttttttttttttcgtttttagcCAATTCCTTACCTGTATCGCTTGCGGACGTCATCTGCGGTCTGTTCTCGATCGTGGTACTTGGAATACTAATGAATTCACGCAGTTGCCACGGTCAGTAGTCCGATGCTACCTAGTGCGAAGGTCATTTAGGGGTGGGTTTCCAGGCAGATCGGGCGGAATTCGCGCTACCTAAACGACTTATCCTTTTGGAGATGGGAAAACGAAGCGATAGTTTTCGGGGTATCCCAGAGATACGAAATCATAATAATATCCTTaaccaaaaaatataattctaCTCAGGGTTACTCAGTTTCTTGTAAAATCCGGTTTTATGCTTATGCTGCGCGTTTTTGCTgctcatttatttgttttgtttagtgCTTACTActtcataaattttaattacattttactCGTAACTTGTAcaatatatactatatatatatatatttcatttgttgtCCAATTTCTGTCGTATaggcatatatattttaggtATATATAGTGTTGTATTGTATCTGATTTATAGTACATTATTGTTTCTATTTAGTATTGTTACTGTTTGTTGCTTTtaatgtttacgttaattggGGCATTCCAAGCGTTTTCTTCAGCTTCTGTTAATTTTTCTCCTAGGAAACATTTTTGCCGCTGTCCCAGCGTTTAATCATTAAGGTTAATGGGTATGTGTCTGTCGATCAGTGAGTGTGGGTTGTGGAGAAAGTTACCTCTATTCTCACGGCTTGCACTACGCAACTTACAagtaaattatttcgtttgttcATTAATATTGCAACACAAGTGAATTGTCTCCATAAACTTGCCTTTCACGTACTACACATACATATCCGTTATATATTAGTCAATAATCGTACAATAATATATATCTCTATATGCATTCTATATACTGCGCTCTATACACATCaccaaaaatccaaaaacacCCAAAAACTAACACGGATACTCAACTACATAATTATAGACGTGTGATAGTGTGTGTTTGCGACTTcgaaaacaattattttcagtGTGAAAGCAAAATACATGCATATCAatgataatttcattttcaattttcaattgttCCCTGCATTCTAAGTGTATTCAAAATGTGCACTTTGCTGCGATGATCgtgaatcaataaaattagGTTAAATAAAACCAAGTTCTGTCTTTAAATGGTTAAACAAACagttttacattttccgtttaTTCGTGTACAGTTACagtttgttaaattaaattaaaattgtattttaagcatttaattctcgataattaaatgtataaaatgttGCATTTAAAAGGAAGCATAATGTGTGGGTCGTGTGTCTGTCAGTTTGTCTGTGTATTGTTTTCTTACTAAATTATTAAACTTTGACTCGTGTttaatatacttttttttagatttctcttccttttttgtaaaatttaaagcaGATATGTTGTTGCTTGTGGCGCTTGGGGATTTCTCGTTAATTGTTTCACTTTCTTTTATTTCGTTACGGCTTAAACTTGTTCTTaatgtttgttgttttcaaCACAAGCACAGTTAAGggttataattaattttagaGTTGTGCCTAgtcgtatatatgtatatgtatgggttgttgttgttgttgcttgttaACTTTAATAGTGGGGTAATAACTTGTTGTTATAGGTTTAGTATTCCATATATCATAAtcgtaattgtaattgtaatcaTAATGATTGGGCGACGCGCCCAACTAAAAACTACTCGCACTCCCACGCGGGAACTCCTATCTCCATTCCTTCGATCCGTGCTTTCAATCATTACTTTTAGTAGTTCAACtaacattaaatataataacttGTTTGTTTAATCCCTTTTCATTATCTCGTTAGTTGGGTCTGCCGTTATGCTGCTTCTGTTTCCACTGTCatataattgtatatatatctCATAATCATCACAGCCCCACTTTCAGGGCTCGATATATTGTAAACTGGGTTAAGGACTACACTTGGCCAATATATGTGAAAGTTTTCGCGCGTTAGCTCGTTATTAATGTTCCTCcttggaaaatgcaaaaataatacagtTGTGATAATAATTTTCGATAGATTTCCAAGGGTCTTGTTGCGTGTTATTTACAAACTATaagtatatattataattGTATGCCTATGCATATCTGCATATGTTTATGTATGATGAGGATGCTTTCTATGAATGTCGCTCCATATGGATATAATCATAACTTAGTcaaaacacaataaaaatacaaGATGGTGCGCTTCTGCTGGTTACGGCAACAAAAACCCCTTAACTTTAAGTGTCTAGCGAGAAAATTGCCTGAGACGGATTGGTCTTCGGATCCATTTGATTCACTGAGCGCAGCTAAGGAACAATCGGATATCACAAAAACCATATCGATCGACCCAAACAAAGTCACGCGCCGCCTGGCACACATTTCAAAAATGTAGAAAACACGTGAATAAAATTAGACGCTAAGCGCCTAAGCATTAAAGATACACATAAAAGGGAGAGATACCAAGAACAAACTATGAGATGATTCGTATTGCACGTTAAAGCTGGCGGCGGCAGACTAATTGAGGAGTGTTTAATTTGCTTGCGATTGGGACACATATCTCGTTGAGTTTCCAGGgtgatttgattattttaaattacttgatttaaaatatttcacgaattaaaatcttaataattgataacaaaatatttaattaccatcaattaaattttggggCTTTAGAAGACTGGACATTTTAAAGGCAATACTGTGCCATTTCGTCCTAAAAGTAATATTTACCACACACGCTTGCTTTAAAAATCGACACACCCTAGAAACCCAGCGTATCACGATATCCGCTTGGGGCCACCGATCAGCGTAACCAGCGCGCTGCTAAAACTATTGTACATACAACTAGCTGCTTATATGGGGTGCGCTTGTTATGATGTGTGTCCTATCTAGAGAAGTCGCGTCAGCTCGGCTCACTAGCACTGGCTCACTGGTGGCACGCATGCCTTCACCACGCCGCTTGCGACGACGCAGTGGCCGCTGTGGCAGCTATTGAGGTGCTGGTCGTGCTGCTGGAGTGGGCTGTGGTGGGAGTGTAGCCGTGCAGGAGGGGCTACTGTTAGTAAACAACCGGGTGCTGTTCCACGTTCGCTGGCAGATGCTGCAGCTGGATGGCGGCACGTGCCAGAGCACTTGGGTCACTGATCAAGGCGATGGgcggcggctgctgttgctgctgcggtggCGGGGCCTGTGGATGaccctgctgttgctgctggtgatgctgttgctgttgttgctgctggtgttgctgttgctgctgttgacgatgctgctcctgctgatgATGGTGAGCCGCCTGTTGGATGGACAACTGaagcagttgttgctgctgctgcaactgctgttgctgctgctggtgtgcAGCCACTGCAgcctgctgttgatgttgcgcGGCCActtgttgttgatgctgctgatgTGCAGCAGCCGCCTGTTGCTGAGCTGCTTGCTGTtgggcagcagcggcggctgcGGCCTGTTGCtgtgcagctgctgcggcggctgctTGCTGCTTCTGCGACTGCTGTTGAGCAGCCGCATTATGTGAGATGAGCGTAGAGGTAACCAGGGGCACCAGACCCGGTGTTAACTGGACCGCACCGGCTCCGCCCGCCGCACCCGCCGTGATCTGCTGAATGGTGTGCATTGTGGTGGTCGCCGAGTGATGGGGAACTGAAACGGTAGGAGGACCGGTTAAGTTGGGCGACTTGGGCACGGGAAGACTCGCTTGCGCTAGCGCAGTCGTGTTTGCCGACTCACTTATGATCGGTTTCACTTCCTGCTTGACTTGCGTCAGCACACCAGCCGGTAtttgcggatgcggatgcacGGGTGGTGGCGGCATCATAGCATCCGGGTGATTCATCTTCATGTGGCGCTTCAAATTGCCGCGCTCGACGAACGCCTTGCTGCACAGTGTGCACGCGTGTGGTTTCTCACCCGAATGGGAGCGCATGTGCGAGACCAAGTGACCTGCGAAACGGACAATGGAAGCGACATGAAGATCTGATCGTCGGGGATCTTGAATTTCGAAAACGGCTCAGGTAAGTTTTGGGGGCTTGCTCTCACAGTCGTTGTCGGCATGCAAATTAGGCTCAAGAGGTAAATGTCTAGTCATCATTTTTGTTAACAAGAAACCGAAATCTTAAATAATGCTAGAAGTTATCTAATAAGTATTTACATAATTTGCTTTTCAATGCAACAAGTTTTGCACTGAtcataaaatgaataaatgtattaaatcaaGAATTATGTACACATTATCTATTTAATTCCTTTCTATATGATTTGCAATTCTTTACTTTCTTTactgtttaattaaaatagctacatatattaaaataataaaacaagtTTTTAAACATGAATCTTCTGAAAAACTAAACgatttttgatttggtttcTGACTAGAATCGACCCACGAAAACGACATTTGGAGGCTGTGAAAGCAATCCCCACAACAGCAACTGGAGAAGAGGATCGGGATTAAGGTATTTGGATTATGACTGTAGCTGGGACACTATGCTGACGCCACGCCACGCGTGCCTCCACTGGATGCATGCAACGCACAGCCAACAATCATAGAGCTCACTCACCTTTGCAGATGAAGTTCTTGGGGCACTTCTCGCAGGCGAATGGCCGCTCCATCTCCTGGCCCTTGGTATGGCTGCGCTGATGGAAGAGCAGATTGCCCTTGAGCGGGAACGATTTGCCGCACGTCTCGCAGGTGAAGGGCCGGTCACCGGTGTGGCACCGCGACATATGGTTGATCAGGTGTTCCTTGCGCGTAAACGGCTTGTTGCAAACGTTGCAGCAATGCGGATTGTCGCTCGAATGCTGGCGCATATGATTGTTGAGGTGCTCCTTCCGCGTAAACGTCTTCTGGCAGTACTCGCACTTGTGCGGCGAGTCGCCCGTGTGCAGGCGCACATGGTTCGTCAGGTGCTCCTTGCGCGTGAAGGTCTTCTTGCAGTAGGAGCAGCGGTGCGGGGAGTCGCCCGTGTGCTGGCGCACATGGTTCGTCAGGTGCTCCTTGCGCGTGAACGTCTTGGTGCAGTACGTGCACTTGTGCGGCGACTCGCCTGTATGTTGCCGTACATGATTAACCATGTGATCTTTGCGCGTGAACGCTTTCGTGCAGTACGTGCACTTGAACGGTGTCTCACCCGTGTGCTGGCGTATGTGGTTGACCAGGTGCTCCTTGCGCGTGAACGTCTTCATGCAGTAGGAGCAGCGGTGTGGCGACTCTCCCGTATGCTGGCGCACGTGGTTAAGCAAGTGCTCCTTTCGCGTAAACGTCTTGGAGCAAAAGTCGCACCGGTGCGGCGTCTCGCCTGCTTGCGTGGCAAATGTGTGGGTGTCGCGCGAATGGGACGAGAAAATGTTTAGAGATTAGTAATCATCGCCATGGAACAGGGGGGGCGGTCATGGTTTGGTCTGGCTGGTTGCGGGTCACTGGACACCTGGCGCGGATTGGTCTTGTGTTGTTTATCTCCTCTAGGCGACGGGGGAAAAGAGCTGCGTGTTGCAATCGTGTGTTCACCGTCCCCGCGATCTGGATTTTAGGAAAACTAACTACAAGAACAAACCATATGTCTAAACCTTGAGTTTCAAGGGATTAAAGAGAAGTAGAAGAATTTAAAAGCTAGAATCAATCAgcttttaaacattaaaaaaaaaaggattaaagaaaataatttaaagacTTGCTGACTTCTAAGTTAAGTCCTatcaaaacatatttttatagaGAGTTACGCTGAAAATGACTATCAAAACATACAATTGCTGTAAGTAATTCTAAGACTACATTCTAAATCAAAAGTTAGTTATATTAGAAATGATTAATCTCTTTTTAACAAGAATGTTAAAAGTAAAGTTGGAAAAGTAATTGATCCACAAAGAACAGTGGAGTGCAACTAGCTTTTACCCCAATCCTAGCCAGAGTTCGTTATCGCTGCGCCGCCAAGTGTCTGTGTATacagggtttttttttatgtgtcgTGGACTGTAGCTGGAGGCTGGGTAGGATTCGATCGGGATCGAGGTGCAGGAAGCGGGCTTACGATTCGTTTTGTCTCTTTACCTGTATGCCAAAGTATGTGATTGGTGAAGTGCTCCTTGCGGCTAAAGCTCTTGCCGCAGATCTCGCAACGGAACGGCGTCTCGTTGGTATGGGATCGCATATGATTGGCTAGGTGCTCCTTGCGCGTATATTTCTTGCCGCAGACATCGCACTGGTGCGGCGTTTGACCTGGATATGTGGGAGAGGGTAGCAGAACAGAACGGAATTGTTGTATATAGGGA
The sequence above is a segment of the Drosophila melanogaster chromosome 2L genome. Coding sequences within it:
- the Tsp33B gene encoding tetraspanin 33B translates to MRQPFRRASVYLHLLLITEAVIGLLILVVTAYYHTVLTGYLSDIECRLVYGYLFGIYVFGAQVVVTFLCSIAMWRRIWRRRCTPNIRLLLSVWAFYSCVIIASGFGCVWNLYRGVDVLENAADTSLTRGIDMYYSCPEWKLLWDGLQWHKECCGVHGYKDWMNAEWMPRRENNCTSMVLAPFACCKRSCDSCFNNFLPSEGQSIGGNSRQPFPALTVDSINANGCLPAFVSAVWNCFYILMALWVLALKFLIVLCCMTKFIVHRQNEGDGCDNVGLTDDDGHPLVVVKYPCNVRCVTIAEDDLVSDNVPDINYCNCTEMDDEPCGY
- the CG14937 gene encoding uncharacterized protein, whose translation is MTSASDTEPTAVTLLQLNDDVLALIIRQLDTYQQFQISRLNRRLAGVVHMLWETRVRNVVLQDEMFGRSGANSRQFVAFILALAPHMQHLSCKQLDVRRLRLLSNHTLERIHSFEWLGNVYRRRRVRFVDEDVRMLQRVFPNLKSLKLRGCQITGKYLCDLDELTDLRLHDCHFLESQHFRDIFRQLRLRKFDIMEDCDEVNCCDLADLQLCPTLEHIKIADYHVCMESDITQQLLTLPNLRKLSIYSRNFVFDVLSRIVSPTSPPGDGRQIEAFSFSGVLHDYGRFFRELGNLSHLTRLELHSQPEEEEEKEEGVQVQCLGDQILRQLASQLGELTELHLCGYQLESPLGLLEFVINCRQLRVLDITRTFCHGESFVWRCIAILAKQSWRIRPLELWIRHSDINPEIVQSSRCVDNIRLIKVDAKQIGPNTDYTSGVLKFSFVR